In Pseudoalteromonas carrageenovora IAM 12662, the following proteins share a genomic window:
- a CDS encoding class I SAM-dependent methyltransferase: MTANFTPLITALEDAPIVNNELCRVFHGRGHSVEALSHINLDFYPPSLFLVSYDEIDEATLNQLTNTLWQWAQQHQPELITSLVYQQRAGVQSQNTVVYGQLPNQHVVSENGIKFLVDLQSRQNTGIFPDMRSGREFVAANSKHAKVLNLFSYTCGFSLAAMQGGADHVMNMDMSKGVLKVGKQNHQLNGFERGVSFLPHDILKSFGKLKKAAPFDLIIVDPPSFQKGSFILTKDYQKVLRRLPELLCDTTQLLLCANSPELSEEDFKALINEHTQGAIEFVERLAPTARFIEVDSNKSLKALIYKTSQLND; this comes from the coding sequence ATGACAGCAAACTTTACTCCCCTTATCACGGCGCTTGAAGATGCGCCTATTGTAAATAATGAACTGTGTCGTGTTTTTCACGGGCGAGGTCACAGCGTAGAAGCGTTGAGCCATATTAATTTAGACTTTTACCCGCCTAGTTTATTTTTAGTATCGTACGACGAAATAGACGAAGCCACATTAAACCAGCTCACCAATACACTTTGGCAGTGGGCACAGCAGCATCAACCTGAACTTATTACATCGCTTGTATATCAACAGCGTGCTGGCGTGCAAAGCCAAAATACGGTGGTTTATGGGCAATTGCCTAATCAGCATGTTGTAAGTGAAAACGGCATTAAGTTTTTAGTTGATTTGCAAAGCCGTCAAAATACCGGGATATTTCCTGATATGCGAAGCGGCCGTGAGTTCGTTGCTGCTAATAGCAAGCATGCAAAAGTACTTAATTTGTTTTCGTATACCTGCGGGTTTTCGCTTGCAGCTATGCAAGGCGGGGCAGACCATGTGATGAACATGGATATGAGCAAAGGAGTACTTAAAGTCGGTAAGCAAAACCATCAGTTAAATGGTTTTGAGCGCGGCGTTAGTTTTTTACCTCATGATATTTTAAAATCTTTTGGTAAATTAAAAAAAGCAGCCCCGTTTGATTTAATTATTGTTGATCCGCCAAGCTTTCAAAAAGGCAGCTTTATTCTTACCAAAGATTATCAAAAAGTATTGCGCAGATTACCTGAGCTACTTTGCGATACAACTCAACTTTTATTGTGCGCTAATAGCCCAGAGCTTAGCGAAGAAGACTTTAAAGCATTAATAAACGAGCACACTCAAGGCGCAATAGAATTTGTAGAGCGCCTTGCTCCAACGGCGCGTTTTATTGAAGTTGATAGCAATAAAAGCTTAAAAGCACTGATATACAAAACGTCACAATTAAACGATTAA
- the queE gene encoding 7-carboxy-7-deazaguanine synthase QueE, translating to MYKINEVFETIQGEASFTGTPSIFLRLQGCPVGCSWCDTKQTWDVDNVYKVSLDETVEKKADSDHWADASAEQVLELFKSRGYTAKHVVITGGEPCMFDLNPVCNLLHEQGFTTQIETSGTFEILAPEQTWVTVSPKINMRGGYEVLTSAMKRANEIKHPVAMQKHVEELEALFAKTGVNPKLVYLQPISQKVSATKLAIDTCIAKNWRLSIQVHKYLGIS from the coding sequence TTGTACAAAATTAATGAAGTGTTTGAAACCATCCAAGGTGAAGCAAGTTTTACTGGCACACCCTCAATATTTTTGCGCCTGCAAGGCTGCCCTGTAGGTTGCTCGTGGTGTGATACCAAACAAACCTGGGATGTAGACAACGTATATAAAGTATCACTTGATGAAACCGTAGAAAAAAAAGCCGACTCAGATCACTGGGCCGATGCCAGCGCAGAGCAAGTACTTGAGCTATTTAAATCACGTGGTTATACCGCAAAGCATGTTGTAATTACTGGCGGCGAGCCATGCATGTTCGATTTAAACCCAGTATGTAACCTATTACATGAACAAGGCTTTACTACGCAAATAGAAACCAGCGGCACGTTTGAAATACTCGCCCCTGAGCAAACATGGGTTACTGTATCGCCTAAAATAAACATGCGCGGTGGTTACGAAGTACTTACCAGCGCCATGAAGCGCGCAAACGAAATTAAACACCCAGTAGCAATGCAAAAGCACGTAGAAGAGTTAGAAGCGTTATTTGCTAAAACAGGTGTTAATCCTAAGCTTGTTTATTTACAGCCAATAAGCCAAAAAGTATCAGCAACTAAACTCGCAATCGACACCTGTATTGCCAAAAACTGGCGCCTATCAATACAAGTACATAAGTATTTAGGGATTAGCTAA
- a CDS encoding tRNA (adenine(22)-N(1))-methyltransferase has protein sequence MKLSKRLTAIDTLISQHHDIIWDCCCDHGYLGMALLKRAAANQVIFVDIVATLMDVLSAQLSSINKLQKTCDKKPQWQVLCQDVGKIEIAKNKSQVVVIAGIGGELLLSLMQQIIANNALDNLEHVRFILCPVHHTYKLRIGLKTLGLGLISEQIVYDNKRFYEVIEVSFNSQNEISNTGQSMWNLNHAQHKAYKQQLINHYNKMLNKDAVYYQKVITDYQGLGDS, from the coding sequence ATGAAGCTCAGTAAACGCCTAACCGCCATTGATACACTAATTTCGCAGCATCACGATATTATTTGGGATTGCTGCTGCGATCATGGTTATTTAGGCATGGCATTATTAAAACGTGCAGCTGCAAATCAAGTCATATTTGTTGATATAGTCGCCACTTTAATGGACGTCTTAAGTGCGCAATTATCATCTATTAATAAATTACAAAAAACCTGTGATAAAAAACCGCAGTGGCAGGTCTTATGTCAGGATGTAGGCAAAATTGAAATTGCCAAAAATAAAAGCCAAGTAGTTGTAATAGCAGGTATTGGCGGTGAGTTGTTGTTAAGTTTAATGCAGCAAATTATTGCTAATAATGCGTTAGATAACCTTGAGCATGTGCGCTTTATTTTATGCCCTGTACATCATACTTATAAATTGCGAATAGGTTTAAAAACACTCGGCTTAGGCCTTATAAGTGAGCAAATAGTTTACGATAATAAGCGCTTTTATGAGGTCATTGAGGTTAGCTTTAACAGCCAAAATGAAATTAGCAATACAGGGCAAAGTATGTGGAATCTTAATCATGCACAGCACAAAGCGTATAAGCAGCAGCTAATAAATCATTATAATAAAATGCTCAATAAAGATGCGGTTTATTATCAAAAAGTTATAACGGACTATCAAGGACTCGGTGATAGTTAA
- a CDS encoding methyltransferase family protein — translation MLNNKIPPVIVVLFFAGIMALIAHYSVIDFTAFITYLAASLVIIGCVFCIAGVVSFKLARTTVNPNKPEQASKLVTSGIYKISRNPMYVGFAFILAGWGIWLSSLWALLCIIGFIVYLTLFQIIPEERALTKLFGEEFTEYKNKVKRWL, via the coding sequence ATGTTAAATAATAAAATCCCTCCGGTTATTGTTGTGCTATTTTTTGCAGGCATTATGGCTTTAATCGCGCATTACAGTGTTATTGATTTTACAGCGTTTATTACCTATTTAGCGGCAAGCTTGGTAATCATTGGCTGTGTTTTTTGTATTGCAGGGGTGGTGAGTTTTAAACTTGCGCGCACTACGGTAAACCCCAATAAGCCTGAGCAGGCATCAAAACTCGTAACCAGTGGTATTTATAAAATTTCACGCAACCCTATGTATGTTGGCTTTGCGTTTATTTTAGCAGGGTGGGGTATATGGCTGAGTTCGCTGTGGGCGCTTTTATGTATTATTGGCTTTATTGTGTATTTAACGCTTTTTCAGATAATTCCAGAGGAGCGAGCGCTTACTAAATTATTTGGTGAAGAATTTACAGAGTATAAAAATAAAGTAAAACGCTGGCTTTAA
- the queC gene encoding 7-cyano-7-deazaguanine synthase QueC, whose product MTQKVVVIYSGGMDSFTVLNKALQQGHDVYALSFDYGQRHVKELKVAAQVCEKLNVPHKIVDISAINQLIGGSSLTDDIEVPEGHYEEESMKSTIVPNRNMILLSLAVGYAVSLKASQVYYGAHSGDHAIYPDCRPEFVQKMDDVCRIANYDAVEIFSPYLNNTKIDILTDGIKMGLDYSQTWTCYNGREKACGKCGACQERLEAFKLNNVTDPLEYE is encoded by the coding sequence ATGACGCAAAAAGTAGTTGTTATTTATTCCGGCGGTATGGACTCATTTACCGTATTAAATAAAGCCCTGCAACAAGGCCATGATGTATATGCCCTCTCATTTGACTATGGTCAGCGTCATGTAAAAGAGCTTAAAGTGGCTGCGCAAGTATGTGAAAAGCTTAATGTTCCGCATAAAATTGTGGATATTTCGGCAATTAACCAACTTATTGGTGGCTCATCATTAACTGATGATATTGAAGTACCTGAAGGCCATTACGAAGAAGAGAGCATGAAGAGCACGATTGTGCCAAATCGTAATATGATTTTGCTCTCGCTTGCAGTTGGTTACGCAGTATCACTTAAAGCAAGCCAAGTTTATTACGGTGCTCATTCTGGGGATCATGCTATTTACCCCGATTGCCGTCCTGAATTTGTGCAAAAAATGGATGATGTATGTCGTATTGCAAACTACGATGCAGTAGAAATTTTTAGCCCGTATTTAAATAATACCAAAATTGATATTTTAACCGATGGTATAAAAATGGGCTTAGACTACAGCCAAACATGGACCTGTTATAACGGCCGTGAAAAAGCCTGTGGTAAATGTGGCGCTTGCCAAGAACGTTTAGAAGCATTTAAGCTTAATAACGTTACTGACCCGTTAGAATACGAATAA
- the bcp gene encoding thioredoxin-dependent thiol peroxidase, whose protein sequence is MNKISPLQAGDTAPAFSLQNQNDETVTLSELLKEQQVLVYFYPKASTPGCTVQAENLRDQQAELAKFNTRVVGISPDPIKRLKNFETKKELNFDLLADEDHAIAEAFGVWGYKKFMGKEYDGIHRLTFLVGQDGKIKHLFDKFKTKDHHQVVLDYLAAE, encoded by the coding sequence ATGAACAAAATTAGCCCACTACAAGCCGGTGATACCGCGCCCGCTTTTAGCCTACAAAACCAAAACGACGAAACAGTCACATTAAGCGAGCTGTTAAAAGAGCAACAGGTACTTGTGTACTTTTACCCTAAAGCATCAACACCGGGTTGTACGGTTCAAGCCGAAAACTTACGTGACCAACAAGCAGAGCTTGCTAAATTTAACACCCGCGTTGTAGGTATTAGCCCAGATCCAATTAAGCGCCTTAAAAACTTTGAAACTAAAAAAGAGCTTAACTTTGATTTATTAGCCGATGAAGACCACGCCATTGCAGAAGCATTTGGCGTATGGGGCTACAAAAAATTTATGGGTAAAGAATACGATGGTATTCACCGCCTTACATTTTTAGTAGGCCAAGACGGTAAAATTAAACACTTATTTGATAAGTTTAAAACCAAAGATCACCATCAAGTAGTGTTAGATTACTTAGCGGCAGAATGA